The Streptomyces sp. NBC_01197 genome window below encodes:
- a CDS encoding DUF6243 family protein, translating to MAKSRNNLLGVGGQRKKMPRSGAQSSAAAGAEDRRSAADQKQELLQKMRERAEGAGAAGTPDAEG from the coding sequence ATGGCAAAGAGTCGCAACAACCTTCTTGGCGTGGGCGGGCAGCGCAAGAAGATGCCCCGCTCCGGGGCGCAGAGCTCGGCCGCCGCAGGCGCCGAGGACCGCAGGTCAGCCGCTGACCAGAAGCAGGAACTGCTCCAGAAGATGCGCGAGCGGGCCGAGGGGGCCGGAGCGGCCGGAACCCCCGACGCCGAGGGCTGA
- a CDS encoding MFS transporter — protein sequence MLGTLGLFTVLLGAALPLIDFFIVNVALPTIDHDLAAGPAMLELVVAGYGVAYAVLLVLGGRLGDMAGRRRLFLVGMAAFGLTSLACGLSPNAWTLVGARVAQGASSALMLPQVLATIQAATAGPRRAKAMGLYGATAGLSMVAGQILGGVLVAADVAGTGWRSIFLVNVPVALLGLVLAVRSVPETRSQKPAPVDIPGTLLLALSLVTLLAPLTEGRAAGWPLWTWISLGVFPFAAAAFYLTERAADRRGEVPLVPPSLLRLDSLRRGLTLVVPFSIGFGGFMFVIAVALQQGLRMGPVTAGLALVPMAVAFFAASLAGPRLVGRYASRVVTAGGLIQAVGVVVMAATVWWDWSGLGIAALAPGTALAGFGQGLQLPVLFRIVLSDVPAERAGVGGGVMTTTQQASLALGVATLGTLFLSLTTSLGMREALAVTLLLQLAAVAVTALLSLRLPRAVR from the coding sequence GTGCTCGGCACACTGGGGCTGTTCACGGTGCTGCTCGGGGCGGCTTTGCCGCTGATCGACTTCTTCATCGTCAATGTCGCCCTGCCGACCATCGACCACGACCTGGCCGCGGGGCCCGCGATGCTGGAGCTGGTCGTCGCCGGATACGGCGTCGCCTACGCCGTGCTGCTCGTGCTCGGCGGCCGGCTCGGGGATATGGCAGGGCGGCGCAGGCTCTTCCTGGTCGGTATGGCCGCCTTCGGTCTCACCTCGCTGGCCTGCGGTCTCTCGCCCAACGCCTGGACGCTGGTCGGCGCGCGGGTGGCGCAGGGAGCCTCGTCGGCGCTGATGCTCCCGCAGGTGCTCGCCACCATCCAGGCCGCCACGGCGGGGCCGCGGCGGGCGAAGGCGATGGGGCTCTACGGGGCCACGGCCGGGCTCTCGATGGTCGCCGGCCAGATCCTCGGCGGTGTCCTGGTCGCCGCAGACGTGGCGGGCACCGGCTGGCGGTCGATCTTCCTCGTCAATGTGCCGGTGGCGCTCCTCGGCCTGGTGCTCGCGGTCCGCTCCGTACCGGAGACCCGGTCGCAGAAGCCCGCGCCCGTCGACATACCCGGCACGCTGCTGCTCGCCCTCTCGCTGGTGACGCTCCTCGCGCCGCTGACCGAGGGCCGGGCCGCCGGGTGGCCGCTGTGGACCTGGATCTCACTGGGCGTCTTCCCGTTCGCGGCGGCGGCGTTCTACCTCACCGAGCGGGCGGCCGACCGCAGGGGCGAGGTGCCGCTGGTGCCGCCGAGCCTGCTGCGGCTCGACTCGCTGCGGCGCGGACTCACGCTGGTGGTGCCGTTCTCGATCGGTTTCGGCGGATTCATGTTCGTCATCGCGGTCGCGCTCCAGCAGGGGCTGCGGATGGGTCCGGTGACGGCGGGGCTCGCGCTCGTACCGATGGCGGTGGCGTTCTTCGCCGCATCGCTGGCGGGCCCCCGGCTGGTCGGCAGGTACGCGAGCCGGGTCGTGACCGCGGGCGGTCTGATCCAGGCCGTCGGCGTCGTGGTGATGGCGGCGACCGTCTGGTGGGACTGGTCCGGTCTCGGCATCGCCGCCCTGGCTCCCGGCACCGCGCTGGCCGGGTTCGGCCAGGGACTGCAGCTGCCGGTGCTGTTCCGGATCGTGCTCTCCGACGTACCGGCTGAACGGGCCGGGGTCGGCGGCGGCGTGATGACCACGACGCAGCAGGCGTCGCTCGCGCTGGGGGTGGCCACGCTCGGCACGCTCTTCCTGTCCCTGACGACGTCGCTGGGGATGCGGGAGGCGCTGGCGGTGACGCTGCTGCTACAGCTGGCCGCGGTCGCCGTGACCGCGCTGCTCAGCCTGCGGCTGCCACGTGCGGTGCGGTAG
- a CDS encoding helix-turn-helix transcriptional regulator, giving the protein MTTVAPETDVRRHELADFLRSRRERITPEQAGLPRGSRRRTPGLRREEVAQLSAVGVTWYTWLEQARDITVSPQVLDAVARTLLLDLHERAHLFSLAGAVDPSPGAICPSITPALSSLIEQLDPVPACIQNSRYDILAYNRTYGRLLCDLDAIAPEDRNCMLLSYTNEDWRSSVVDLDAMYRVMAAKFRASMAGHLAEPAWKALLKRLEAASPEFRKIWARHEIVGPGSRTKRFHNRHVGPLLVDHTDLWLGPAAGPRLVTYVPANAESRERLERLYALASATV; this is encoded by the coding sequence ATGACCACAGTGGCGCCGGAGACCGATGTACGCAGGCACGAGCTCGCCGACTTCCTGCGCAGCCGCCGGGAGCGCATCACGCCCGAGCAGGCGGGGCTGCCGCGCGGCTCCCGGCGCCGGACACCGGGGCTGCGCCGCGAGGAGGTCGCCCAGCTCTCCGCGGTGGGCGTCACCTGGTACACGTGGCTGGAGCAGGCGCGCGACATCACGGTCTCCCCGCAGGTCCTCGACGCCGTCGCCCGTACGCTCCTGCTCGACCTGCACGAACGCGCGCACCTCTTCTCGCTGGCCGGTGCGGTCGACCCGTCGCCCGGAGCGATCTGCCCCTCGATCACACCGGCGCTCTCGTCGCTGATCGAGCAGCTGGACCCCGTTCCGGCCTGCATCCAGAACAGCCGTTACGACATCCTCGCGTACAACCGCACGTACGGCCGGCTGCTCTGCGACCTCGACGCCATCGCCCCCGAGGACCGCAACTGCATGCTGCTCTCGTACACGAACGAGGACTGGCGGTCATCGGTCGTCGACCTCGACGCCATGTACCGGGTGATGGCCGCCAAGTTCCGCGCGTCGATGGCCGGGCATCTGGCGGAGCCCGCCTGGAAGGCGCTGCTCAAGCGGCTGGAGGCGGCTTCGCCCGAGTTCCGGAAGATCTGGGCCCGGCATGAGATCGTCGGCCCCGGCAGCAGGACCAAGCGCTTCCACAACCGGCACGTCGGCCCGCTGCTCGTGGACCACACCGACCTCTGGCTCGGCCCTGCGGCCGGTCCACGGCTGGTGACCTACGTACCGGCGAACGCCGAGTCCCGTGAGCGCCTTGAGCGGCTCTACGCGTTGGCGTCCGCCACCGTCTGA
- a CDS encoding MFS transporter, which produces MPELNHRRRMLVLAICCMSLLIVSLDNTVLNVALPSMQKELHASVSGLQWTIDAYTLVLASLLMLAGSTADRIGRRRVFKAGLVIFTLGSALCSVAPNLESLVVFRMMQAVGGSMLNPVAMSIITNTFTEPRERARAIGVWGGVVGISMAAGPIVGGLLVDSVGWRSIFWINLPVGLAALLLTWRYVPESRAPKGRRPDPVGQLFVIALLGSVTYAIIEAPAAGWTSPLILSFTGVALLALAGLVLYEPRRPEPLIDLRFFRSAPFSGATVIAICGFAALGGFLFLNTLYLQDVRGLSALHAGVYMLPMAVLTFVCAPLSGRLVGNRGPRLSLLVAGVAMALSGLVFAVLDAETNTVLLFTGYVLFGIGFGMVNAPITNTAVSGMPRAQAGVAAAVASTSRQIGSTLGVAVIGAVLASGVNGATHTGGFAGASRTAWWIITACGVAVLAFGLLTSGKWAQRSARRTAERLDAPETAQTVADANA; this is translated from the coding sequence ATGCCCGAGCTCAACCACCGCCGGCGGATGCTGGTGCTCGCGATCTGCTGCATGAGTCTGCTGATCGTCAGCCTCGACAACACCGTCCTGAACGTCGCCCTCCCGTCGATGCAGAAGGAGCTGCACGCATCGGTCTCCGGACTCCAGTGGACGATCGACGCATACACCCTGGTCCTGGCCTCGCTGTTGATGCTCGCGGGCTCGACGGCCGACCGGATCGGCCGCCGCAGAGTCTTCAAGGCGGGCCTGGTGATCTTCACCCTCGGTTCGGCGCTCTGCTCGGTCGCCCCCAACCTGGAGTCGCTGGTCGTCTTCCGGATGATGCAGGCGGTCGGCGGCTCGATGCTCAACCCGGTCGCGATGTCGATCATCACCAACACCTTCACCGAGCCGCGCGAACGCGCCCGCGCCATCGGCGTCTGGGGCGGCGTCGTCGGGATCTCGATGGCGGCCGGCCCGATCGTCGGGGGCCTGCTCGTGGACTCGGTCGGCTGGCGCTCGATCTTCTGGATCAATCTGCCGGTGGGGCTCGCCGCGCTGCTGCTCACCTGGCGTTACGTACCGGAGTCGCGGGCTCCGAAGGGCCGCAGGCCGGACCCGGTGGGCCAGCTGTTCGTCATCGCGCTGCTGGGCTCGGTGACGTACGCGATCATCGAGGCGCCGGCGGCCGGGTGGACGTCACCGCTGATCCTGTCCTTCACGGGAGTGGCCCTGCTGGCACTCGCGGGGCTGGTGCTGTACGAGCCGAGGCGCCCCGAACCACTGATCGACCTGCGCTTCTTCCGCAGCGCGCCGTTCAGCGGGGCCACCGTCATAGCGATCTGCGGCTTCGCCGCGCTCGGTGGCTTCCTCTTCCTGAACACGCTGTATCTCCAGGACGTCCGCGGTCTCTCCGCGCTGCACGCCGGCGTCTACATGCTGCCGATGGCGGTGCTGACCTTTGTCTGCGCGCCGCTGTCGGGACGGCTGGTGGGCAACCGGGGTCCACGGCTCTCGCTGCTGGTCGCCGGGGTGGCGATGGCGCTGAGCGGACTGGTCTTCGCGGTGCTCGACGCGGAGACGAACACGGTGCTGCTCTTCACCGGCTACGTACTGTTCGGGATCGGCTTCGGCATGGTGAACGCTCCGATCACCAACACCGCCGTCTCCGGGATGCCCCGTGCGCAGGCCGGAGTGGCGGCGGCCGTCGCGTCGACCAGCCGGCAGATCGGATCGACGCTGGGTGTCGCCGTGATCGGGGCCGTGCTGGCCTCGGGTGTGAACGGCGCCACGCACACCGGGGGCTTCGCCGGAGCCAGCCGTACCGCCTGGTGGATCATCACCGCGTGCGGTGTCGCCGTCCTGGCCTTCGGGCTGCTGACCAGCGGGAAGTGGGCGCAGCGTTCGGCCCGGCGGACCGCGGAGCGGCTGGACGCCCCCGAGACGGCTCAGACGGTGGCGGACGCCAACGCGTAG